In Pyxidicoccus xibeiensis, the following proteins share a genomic window:
- a CDS encoding transporter, translated as MKPTFAAILLVASALVLAPGPRAWACATCACGDPTLTSMGTEQPFSGRLRLSSTVRGWGHTVGRDGEDALRLREARMDVAAAYAPLPWLFLSATLPLQAREVRDVSLARERSWGVGDLELSAKVFLFQDKAFSADHLFSVLVGVKLPTAPELRAEDGTLLDLDTQLGSGSVDPLGGVAYQHFRGDWSFLASATGFLPTRGIQGFRAGASVRTTLAAQYQPAPRWAVRLGLDGRIEAAADIDGEKERDGGGVIGYASPDVLFSPATDVVLAAGVRVPFFNQLRGRVAPTPIAMLSVAYDL; from the coding sequence GTGAAACCTACCTTCGCCGCCATCCTCCTTGTCGCCAGCGCGCTGGTGCTGGCCCCTGGCCCGCGTGCCTGGGCCTGCGCCACCTGCGCCTGCGGGGACCCCACGCTCACCTCCATGGGTACCGAGCAGCCGTTCTCCGGGCGCCTGCGGCTGTCCTCCACGGTGCGCGGCTGGGGCCACACGGTGGGACGCGACGGCGAGGACGCGCTGCGGCTGCGCGAGGCGCGCATGGACGTGGCCGCCGCGTACGCGCCACTGCCCTGGCTGTTCCTCTCGGCCACCCTGCCCCTCCAGGCCCGCGAGGTGCGCGACGTGAGCCTCGCGCGCGAGCGCAGCTGGGGGGTGGGAGACCTGGAGCTGAGCGCGAAGGTGTTCCTCTTCCAGGACAAGGCCTTCTCCGCGGACCACCTCTTCAGCGTGCTCGTCGGCGTGAAGCTGCCCACCGCGCCCGAGCTGCGCGCGGAGGATGGGACGCTCCTGGATTTGGACACGCAGCTCGGCAGCGGCTCGGTGGATCCGCTGGGAGGCGTGGCGTACCAGCACTTCCGGGGCGACTGGTCCTTCCTCGCCAGCGCCACGGGCTTCCTGCCCACGCGAGGCATCCAGGGCTTCCGCGCCGGCGCGTCCGTGCGCACCACGCTGGCCGCGCAGTACCAGCCCGCGCCGAGGTGGGCGGTGCGGCTGGGGCTCGACGGCCGCATCGAGGCGGCGGCGGATATCGACGGAGAGAAGGAGCGGGATGGCGGTGGCGTCATCGGCTACGCGTCGCCCGACGTCCTCTTCAGCCCGGCCACGGACGTCGTCCTCGCGGCGGGCGTGCGGGTGCCCTTCTTCAACCAGCTCCGGGGCCGGGTGGCCCCCACTCCCATCGCGATGCTGTCCGTCGCGTACGACCTCTGA
- a CDS encoding ATP-binding protein, protein MTPAVPLSSESEPVSRTRINLEWLLRLRWGLLLGQAVVIAVAAYGLELALPVPVLSALLGLEALTNLSVRAWLTRARRVTEGTIGKLMLWDTLVLTGLLALSGGTHNPFTTLYLVNVALGTVLLPARWTWGLLAFTLAAFGSLFVSQDLDLPAGLSRPDHAELMRLHLNGMWVAFAVAAGFIVYFVQRVTRALGAREQELAQARALHARREKVASLATLAAGAAHELSTPLSTIAVVAKEVERALAASGTPEAVREDLRLIRQQVDRCRDVLVQMSADAGQTTGEPFHAVALGRLVEDSLAELPGVERVRVEVPAELSGWRVHGPPRALARVLRGLVKNALQASPASKSVELRVRAETAGARLEVRDGGAGMPAEVLARAGEPFFTTKAPGEGMGLGLFLARTLAEQLGGSLELRSSPGQGTTASLALPVGEPRAEVAS, encoded by the coding sequence ATGACGCCCGCCGTCCCCCTGTCCTCCGAGTCCGAGCCCGTTTCGCGGACGCGCATCAACCTGGAGTGGCTGCTGCGCCTGCGCTGGGGCCTGCTGCTGGGACAGGCGGTGGTCATCGCCGTGGCGGCGTACGGGCTGGAGCTGGCGTTGCCGGTGCCGGTGCTGTCGGCGCTGCTGGGGCTGGAGGCGCTCACCAACCTGTCGGTACGGGCGTGGCTGACGCGGGCGCGGCGGGTGACGGAGGGCACCATCGGCAAGCTGATGCTGTGGGACACGCTGGTGCTCACGGGGCTGCTGGCGCTCAGTGGTGGCACGCACAACCCCTTCACCACGCTGTACCTGGTGAACGTGGCGCTGGGCACGGTGCTGCTGCCGGCGCGGTGGACGTGGGGGTTGCTGGCCTTCACGCTGGCGGCGTTCGGCTCGCTGTTCGTGTCGCAGGACCTGGACCTGCCGGCGGGGCTGTCTCGGCCGGACCATGCGGAGCTGATGCGGCTGCACCTGAACGGCATGTGGGTGGCGTTCGCGGTGGCGGCGGGCTTCATCGTCTACTTCGTCCAGCGCGTCACGCGGGCGCTGGGGGCGCGGGAGCAGGAGCTGGCGCAGGCGCGGGCGCTGCATGCGCGGCGGGAGAAGGTGGCCTCGCTGGCGACGCTGGCGGCGGGCGCGGCGCACGAGCTGTCCACGCCGCTGTCGACGATTGCCGTGGTGGCGAAGGAGGTGGAGCGCGCGCTGGCGGCCTCGGGGACGCCCGAGGCGGTGCGGGAGGACCTGCGGCTCATCCGCCAGCAGGTGGACCGCTGCCGCGACGTGCTGGTGCAGATGTCCGCGGATGCGGGGCAGACGACGGGAGAGCCCTTCCACGCGGTGGCGCTGGGCAGGCTGGTGGAGGACTCGCTGGCGGAGCTGCCGGGCGTGGAGCGGGTGCGGGTGGAGGTGCCGGCAGAGCTGAGCGGGTGGCGGGTGCATGGGCCGCCGCGCGCGCTGGCGCGGGTGCTGCGCGGGCTGGTGAAGAACGCGCTGCAGGCGTCGCCAGCGTCGAAGTCGGTGGAGCTGCGGGTGCGGGCGGAGACGGCGGGCGCGAGGCTGGAGGTGCGCGACGGCGGGGCGGGCATGCCGGCGGAGGTGCTGGCACGCGCGGGAGAGCCTTTCTTCACGACAAAGGCGCCGGGTGAGGGCATGGGGCTGGGACTGTTCCTGGCGCGCACGCTGGCGGAGCAGCTGGGTGGCTCGCTGGAGCTGCGCTCGTCGCCGGGCCAGGGCACCACCGCGAGCCTGGCGCTCCCGGTGGGCGAGCCCCGGGCGGAGGTGGCGTCATGA
- a CDS encoding response regulator transcription factor → MSSPGASGAHHPSLLMVDDDATLRERLARAFRERGWDVTTAGDYDEALAAARRESPEYAVVDLRMPGRSGLELVRDLLAVDASTRVVVLTGYGSIATTVDAIRLGAVNYLPKPADADDILAAFARASGEPALAAPETFEAPSLARAEWEHINRVLADCAGNISEAARKLGIHRRSLQRKLQKYPPSR, encoded by the coding sequence ATGAGCTCGCCAGGCGCCAGCGGCGCGCACCATCCCAGCCTGCTGATGGTGGATGACGACGCCACGCTGCGCGAGCGGCTGGCGCGTGCCTTCCGGGAGCGGGGATGGGACGTCACCACGGCGGGGGACTACGACGAGGCGCTCGCCGCCGCGCGCCGCGAGTCACCGGAGTACGCGGTGGTGGACCTGCGGATGCCGGGCCGCAGCGGCCTCGAGCTGGTGAGGGACCTGCTGGCGGTGGATGCCTCCACGCGCGTGGTGGTGCTCACCGGCTACGGCAGCATCGCGACCACGGTGGACGCCATCCGGCTGGGGGCGGTGAACTACCTGCCGAAGCCGGCGGACGCGGATGACATCCTCGCCGCCTTCGCACGGGCGTCGGGAGAGCCGGCGCTCGCGGCACCGGAGACGTTCGAGGCACCGTCACTGGCGCGCGCGGAGTGGGAGCACATCAACCGAGTCCTGGCCGACTGTGCGGGCAACATCTCCGAGGCAGCGCGCAAGCTCGGCATCCACCGGCGGTCGCTGCAGCGCAAGCTTCAGAAGTACCCTCCGTCCCGGTGA
- a CDS encoding LURP-one-related/scramblase family protein, which produces MSTGLQQRPRSDLAPGRFGQSRYMVRRKFFKIFGGAFHIYDEAGNVAFYSKMKAFKLKEDLRIYSGEDMQQELLTIKARSILDFGATYDVTDPATGKRLGALRRKAFRSLLRDQWLVLDVNDQEVGKIEEDSMVMALVRRLLTNLIPQTFTGTIGDAPVLTFTQRFNPFIQKIDLDFSMDRDGRLDRRLGIAAAVLLCAIEGRQAGG; this is translated from the coding sequence ATGTCGACAGGACTCCAGCAACGCCCTCGCAGTGACCTGGCTCCCGGCCGCTTCGGCCAGAGCCGGTACATGGTTCGCCGCAAGTTCTTCAAGATTTTCGGCGGTGCCTTCCACATCTACGACGAGGCGGGCAACGTCGCCTTCTATTCGAAGATGAAGGCCTTCAAGCTGAAGGAGGACCTGCGCATCTACAGCGGCGAGGACATGCAGCAGGAGCTGCTGACCATCAAGGCGCGCAGCATCCTGGACTTCGGCGCCACGTACGACGTCACGGACCCGGCCACGGGCAAGCGGCTGGGCGCGCTGCGCCGCAAGGCGTTCCGCTCCCTCCTGAGGGACCAGTGGCTGGTGCTGGACGTGAACGACCAGGAGGTGGGGAAGATTGAAGAGGACAGCATGGTGATGGCGCTGGTGCGGCGCCTGCTCACCAACCTGATTCCGCAGACCTTCACGGGCACCATCGGAGATGCGCCGGTGCTCACGTTCACCCAGCGCTTCAACCCGTTCATCCAGAAGATCGACCTGGACTTCTCCATGGACAGGGACGGACGGCTGGACCGGCGCCTGGGCATCGCCGCCGCCGTGCTGCTGTGCGCGATTGAGGGCCGCCAGGCCGGCGGCTGA
- a CDS encoding methanobactin export MATE transporter MbnM: MSHAWKVSAVLGAVLSVGCGEEEGPEPQLAPAYEWRLPAGFPEPFVPEDNPMSEAKVDLGRHLFHDVRLSGNGTLACASCHEQARAFSDGKATPVGSTGHHVPRNAPGLANVAYLGTYTWANPLLETLEAQALVPLFNEVPTELGLAPRLDEVLGRLREDARYPELFRAAFPEEAEPIGKDAIVKALASFQRTLLSGSSPYDRYLQGDITAMTPSAKRGMELFFGETAECYHCHSGPHLSNSFRAKGSVLSGRQFFNTGLYNLDGQGAYPPDNPGLFEFSGKASDQGRFRVPPLRNVALTAPYMHDGSIATLEAVIDHYTSGGRNVTEGPFIGDGRTNPNKDPLVRPFELTAAERADLIAFLESLTDTAFIQDPRFSNPWQ; this comes from the coding sequence ATGTCCCACGCGTGGAAGGTGAGCGCCGTGCTCGGCGCGGTGCTGTCGGTGGGCTGTGGCGAGGAGGAAGGCCCGGAGCCCCAGCTCGCGCCCGCGTACGAGTGGCGGCTGCCGGCGGGCTTCCCAGAGCCCTTCGTCCCGGAGGACAACCCCATGTCCGAGGCGAAGGTGGACCTGGGGCGCCACCTCTTCCACGACGTGCGGCTGTCGGGGAACGGGACGCTGGCGTGCGCGAGCTGCCACGAGCAGGCGCGGGCCTTCTCGGACGGGAAGGCGACGCCGGTGGGCTCCACGGGGCACCACGTCCCGCGCAATGCGCCGGGGCTGGCGAACGTCGCGTACCTGGGCACGTACACGTGGGCGAACCCGCTGCTGGAGACGCTGGAGGCACAGGCGCTGGTGCCGCTGTTCAACGAGGTGCCCACGGAGCTGGGCCTGGCGCCGAGGCTGGACGAGGTGCTGGGGCGGCTGCGGGAGGACGCGCGCTATCCGGAGCTGTTCCGCGCGGCGTTCCCGGAGGAGGCGGAGCCGATTGGCAAGGACGCCATCGTGAAGGCGCTGGCGTCGTTCCAGCGGACGCTGCTGTCGGGCAGCTCGCCGTATGACCGGTATCTCCAGGGGGACATCACGGCGATGACTCCCTCGGCGAAGCGGGGGATGGAGCTGTTCTTCGGCGAGACGGCGGAGTGCTACCACTGTCACAGCGGGCCGCACCTGTCGAACTCGTTCCGGGCGAAGGGCTCGGTGCTGTCGGGGAGGCAGTTCTTCAACACGGGCCTGTACAACCTGGACGGGCAGGGGGCGTACCCGCCGGACAACCCGGGCCTGTTCGAGTTCTCGGGCAAGGCCTCCGACCAGGGGCGCTTCAGGGTGCCGCCGCTGCGCAACGTGGCGCTGACGGCGCCGTACATGCACGACGGCAGCATCGCCACGCTGGAAGCGGTCATCGACCACTACACGTCGGGCGGGCGCAACGTGACGGAGGGGCCGTTCATCGGGGATGGCAGGACGAATCCCAACAAGGACCCGCTGGTGCGCCCGTTCGAGCTGACCGCCGCGGAGCGCGCGGACCTGATTGCCTTCCTGGAGAGTCTTACGGACACGGCGTTCATCCAGGACCCGCGCTTCTCCAATCCGTGGCAGTGA
- a CDS encoding MbnP family copper-binding protein → MSVVLKSARWLLPALLLAQGCDSGGNEPEAEKTYTVRFSPQVREQTLACGTSYTDIGTSRSVIELLDFKVYVRDVTLVRATGERHKLKLEQDGTWQREAIALLDFEDGTGTCDTGSPQVRTQIVGTAPEHDDYTGLEFKLGLPPDMNHLDGATAPAPLNAPGMWWSWQGGYKFVRLDVRSRANDSYFFHLGASGCRGSVPEGFTCTSENQAAVTLTGFHPDRNQVVFDAAGLYAQLDVDRVVDGRTDTLAGCMSSAADPECPTMFEQLGLAVDGTARPLPGTFIRVR, encoded by the coding sequence ATGAGTGTCGTCCTGAAGTCCGCGCGTTGGCTGCTGCCCGCCCTCCTCCTGGCCCAGGGCTGTGACTCGGGTGGGAACGAGCCCGAGGCCGAGAAGACCTATACGGTGCGCTTCAGCCCCCAGGTGCGCGAGCAGACGCTGGCGTGCGGGACGAGCTACACGGACATCGGCACCTCGCGCAGCGTCATCGAGCTGCTGGACTTCAAGGTGTACGTGCGGGACGTCACCCTGGTGCGCGCCACGGGCGAGCGGCACAAGCTGAAGCTGGAGCAGGACGGCACGTGGCAGCGCGAGGCGATTGCGCTGCTGGACTTCGAGGACGGCACCGGCACGTGTGACACGGGCAGCCCGCAGGTGCGTACTCAGATTGTGGGCACGGCGCCCGAGCACGACGACTACACGGGCCTGGAGTTCAAGCTGGGGCTGCCGCCGGACATGAACCACCTGGACGGAGCCACCGCGCCCGCGCCGCTCAACGCGCCGGGCATGTGGTGGAGCTGGCAGGGGGGCTACAAGTTCGTGCGCCTGGACGTGCGCTCGCGCGCCAACGACAGCTACTTCTTCCACCTGGGCGCGTCCGGGTGCCGGGGCTCCGTGCCCGAGGGCTTCACCTGCACGTCGGAGAACCAGGCCGCGGTGACGCTGACGGGCTTCCACCCGGACCGCAACCAGGTGGTGTTCGACGCGGCCGGCCTGTACGCGCAGCTGGACGTGGACCGGGTGGTGGACGGGAGGACGGACACGCTGGCCGGCTGCATGTCCTCCGCCGCGGACCCCGAGTGCCCGACGATGTTCGAGCAGCTCGGCCTGGCGGTGGACGGCACCGCGCGCCCCCTGCCGGGCACCTTCATCCGCGTCCGCTGA
- a CDS encoding sensor histidine kinase: MVGLSSLPGAALAWTPHAGSPAPCILFVPLRGPASEVLDFQWASLNAAAEDVVRDWGLDSRVSRWPAGGVSGLELEDCVRLGTTGVPLSVPLHVRREGLDARFHAVAVKDGEGFALWLLPPVEEDARALRETLEREREARRRAEAALEESRALRAREELLRLALSTARMVAWEWTEARRAVTWSQEADAFFGQLPGTLGTTLPGFLSCVVVEDRPKVARGIEQALAADGPYTLKFRCRHADGATHWYEAVGQGLRDGERAHRMVGVVVDCTEREQGESTLREAEERYRLAARATHDVLWDWDLAGGGVRWEGVTGELFGYGAGPSGHGLDWWEARVHPDEREGVAAGLRAFVASTGAAWQAEYRFLRGDGTWAHVLDRGVLARDAAGRPVRMIGSMMDITERHRALERLSQEARFRERFIGILGHDLRNPLNAITLSARAMRRRSTLSSAHQQLAQRIETSAARMGTMISDILDLTRARLSGGIPLNLAPVSLATVCKQVVEELTAAWPDRYIAFDVEGRADGIWDADRLAQVLSNLVGNALEHGAADAPVMLRCMEHDAWQVLEVHNPGAPIPAAQLATLFDPFRQAGVAREKGRRRGGLGLGLFIVREIVQAHGGAVRVCSSELDGTTFTVTLPRDTRQARAPGGSAAARDT, encoded by the coding sequence ATGGTGGGTCTGTCATCTCTACCGGGCGCTGCCCTGGCATGGACGCCCCATGCGGGAAGTCCGGCGCCCTGCATCCTCTTCGTGCCGCTGCGGGGCCCCGCCTCGGAGGTGCTCGACTTCCAGTGGGCGTCGCTCAACGCGGCGGCCGAGGACGTGGTGCGCGACTGGGGGCTGGACTCCCGCGTGTCGCGCTGGCCGGCGGGGGGCGTGAGCGGGCTGGAGCTGGAGGACTGTGTCCGCCTGGGCACCACCGGCGTGCCGCTGTCCGTCCCGCTGCACGTGCGGCGCGAGGGCCTGGACGCGCGCTTCCACGCCGTGGCGGTGAAGGACGGCGAGGGCTTCGCGCTGTGGCTGCTGCCACCCGTGGAGGAGGACGCGCGCGCGCTGCGTGAGACGCTGGAGCGCGAGCGCGAGGCGCGGCGGCGGGCGGAGGCGGCCCTGGAGGAGTCGCGGGCGCTGCGCGCACGAGAGGAGCTGCTGCGGCTGGCGCTGTCCACCGCGCGGATGGTGGCGTGGGAGTGGACGGAGGCGCGGCGCGCCGTCACCTGGTCCCAGGAGGCGGATGCCTTCTTCGGGCAGCTGCCGGGCACGCTGGGCACCACGCTGCCGGGCTTCCTGTCCTGCGTGGTGGTGGAGGACCGGCCGAAGGTGGCGCGCGGAATCGAGCAGGCGCTGGCGGCGGACGGGCCCTACACCCTCAAGTTCCGCTGCCGCCACGCGGACGGCGCCACCCACTGGTACGAGGCCGTGGGCCAGGGGCTGCGCGACGGCGAGCGCGCGCACCGCATGGTGGGCGTGGTGGTGGACTGCACCGAGCGCGAGCAGGGGGAGTCCACGCTGCGCGAGGCGGAGGAGCGCTACCGGCTGGCGGCGCGCGCCACCCATGACGTGCTGTGGGACTGGGACCTGGCCGGCGGCGGCGTGCGCTGGGAGGGCGTGACGGGCGAGCTGTTCGGCTACGGCGCGGGCCCGTCGGGCCACGGCCTGGACTGGTGGGAGGCGCGCGTCCACCCCGACGAGCGCGAGGGCGTCGCGGCGGGGCTGCGCGCCTTCGTGGCCTCCACCGGCGCGGCGTGGCAGGCCGAGTACCGCTTCCTGCGCGGCGACGGCACCTGGGCGCACGTGCTGGACAGGGGCGTGCTGGCGCGCGACGCCGCGGGCCGGCCGGTGCGGATGATTGGCTCCATGATGGACATCACCGAGCGCCACCGCGCCCTGGAGCGCCTGTCGCAGGAGGCCCGCTTCCGCGAGCGCTTCATCGGCATCCTCGGCCATGACCTCCGCAACCCGCTGAACGCGATAACGCTGTCCGCGCGGGCGATGCGGCGGCGCAGCACCCTGAGCTCCGCGCACCAGCAGCTCGCGCAGCGCATCGAGACGAGCGCGGCGCGGATGGGGACCATGATTTCAGACATCCTGGACCTCACGCGCGCGCGGCTGTCCGGCGGCATTCCCCTCAACCTGGCGCCGGTGAGCCTGGCCACCGTCTGCAAGCAGGTGGTGGAGGAGCTGACCGCGGCGTGGCCGGACCGCTACATCGCCTTCGACGTGGAGGGCCGAGCGGACGGCATCTGGGACGCGGACCGGCTGGCGCAGGTGCTCAGCAACCTGGTGGGTAATGCGCTGGAGCACGGCGCGGCCGACGCGCCGGTGATGCTGCGCTGCATGGAGCACGACGCCTGGCAGGTGCTCGAGGTCCACAACCCGGGTGCCCCCATACCCGCTGCGCAGCTGGCGACGCTGTTCGACCCGTTCCGTCAGGCGGGGGTGGCGCGTGAGAAGGGCCGGCGCCGGGGTGGACTCGGACTCGGCCTGTTCATCGTGCGAGAGATTGTCCAGGCCCATGGGGGCGCGGTGCGCGTGTGCTCGTCCGAGCTGGATGGCACCACGTTCACCGTGACACTGCCTCGTGACACACGTCAGGCGCGCGCTCCGGGAGGCTCCGCGGCGGCGCGTGATACCTGA
- a CDS encoding S9 family peptidase encodes MRYLLATLTLLSAHALAQPKPATPAASTKPAPKPAASLDTSFLRELSETNYFGLGRPGFSRITPDEQTVYFLRASPASRLQTLFAFDVATGQTREVLTPEALLKGAEEQLSPEEKARRERIRQRAAGFTFFSLSRDGQKLELALSGRLYVVERASGKVTELKTGPGVIDPHFSPDGRQVAYVRDNDVYRVDLATNTEHRVTRGGTPAKTHGLAEFLAQEEMGRYSGFWWSPDARRIAYTEADTSEVEKLTIVDVMRPEAGAQTFPYPRAGKANAKVRLGLIPVTGGKTTWVDWDAGKYPYLAAVTWPEKGPLTLLVQNRLQTEEQVLAVDVQTGKTRVLHTERDEAWVELSPPFPEWLPDGTGFLWYTERNGAPEVELRNADGSLARSLVKPDAGFRALVRYLPAEDTLYFLGGPNPTERYLWRVVKGGAPTRVTSGGPALEMARMSEKGGLLTLNTEGPASLRRTYVLKADGTRVGELPSLAKEPPFQPRLEVRQVGKERFWTSIVRPRDFKPGVKLPVLVDVYGGAIITSVHQSMGQHLMAQWMADQGYILVKFDGRGTPLRGRDWTRAVKHNLGLVTLEDQVAALKALAAEVPEVDLKRAGIFGWSHGGYISALAAMERPDVFKAAVAGALVTDWRDYDTHVSERLLGLPQEQPEAYERSSLLTYAKQDKPIGRLLLIHGTADDNVYFFHALKLSDALFRAGRRHELLPLSGHTHMVGDPLVNQRMWEWVMRHFRESL; translated from the coding sequence ATGCGCTACCTCCTCGCGACGCTCACCCTGCTGAGCGCGCACGCCCTGGCCCAACCGAAGCCCGCGACGCCCGCTGCGTCGACGAAGCCCGCGCCGAAGCCCGCCGCGTCGCTGGACACCTCATTCCTCCGGGAGCTGTCGGAGACGAACTACTTCGGCCTCGGCCGCCCCGGCTTCTCCCGCATCACCCCGGACGAGCAGACGGTGTACTTCCTGCGCGCGTCGCCCGCCTCCCGGCTGCAGACGCTCTTCGCCTTCGACGTGGCGACGGGCCAGACGCGCGAGGTGCTCACGCCGGAGGCGCTCCTCAAGGGCGCGGAGGAGCAGCTGTCCCCCGAGGAGAAGGCCCGGCGCGAGCGCATCCGGCAGCGCGCCGCGGGCTTCACCTTCTTCTCGCTGTCCCGCGACGGCCAGAAGCTCGAGCTGGCGCTGTCCGGCCGGCTGTATGTCGTCGAGCGCGCCTCCGGGAAGGTGACGGAGCTGAAGACGGGGCCGGGCGTCATCGACCCGCACTTCTCGCCCGACGGCCGGCAGGTGGCGTACGTGCGCGACAACGACGTGTACCGCGTGGACCTGGCCACCAACACCGAGCACCGGGTGACGCGGGGCGGGACGCCGGCGAAGACGCACGGCCTGGCCGAGTTCCTCGCCCAGGAGGAGATGGGCCGCTACTCGGGCTTCTGGTGGAGCCCGGACGCCAGGCGCATCGCGTACACGGAGGCGGACACGTCCGAGGTGGAGAAGCTGACCATCGTCGACGTCATGCGCCCGGAGGCCGGCGCCCAGACCTTCCCCTACCCGCGCGCGGGCAAGGCGAACGCGAAGGTGCGGCTGGGGCTCATCCCCGTCACGGGTGGCAAGACGACGTGGGTGGACTGGGACGCCGGGAAGTACCCGTACCTCGCCGCCGTCACCTGGCCGGAGAAGGGGCCGCTGACGCTGCTGGTGCAGAACCGCCTGCAGACGGAGGAGCAGGTGCTCGCGGTGGACGTGCAGACGGGGAAGACGCGCGTGCTGCACACGGAGCGGGACGAGGCGTGGGTGGAGCTGTCTCCGCCCTTCCCCGAGTGGCTCCCGGATGGCACGGGCTTCCTCTGGTACACCGAGCGCAACGGCGCCCCCGAGGTGGAGCTGCGCAACGCGGACGGGAGCCTCGCGCGCTCGCTGGTGAAGCCCGACGCGGGCTTCCGCGCCCTGGTGCGCTACCTCCCCGCGGAGGACACGCTCTACTTCCTCGGCGGCCCCAACCCCACCGAGCGCTACCTGTGGCGCGTGGTGAAGGGCGGCGCGCCCACGCGCGTGACGTCGGGAGGCCCGGCGCTGGAGATGGCGCGGATGAGCGAGAAGGGCGGCCTGCTCACGCTGAACACCGAGGGGCCCGCCAGCCTGCGGCGCACGTACGTCCTGAAGGCGGACGGCACGCGCGTGGGCGAGCTGCCCTCGCTGGCGAAGGAGCCTCCCTTCCAGCCCCGGCTCGAGGTCCGTCAGGTGGGCAAGGAGCGCTTCTGGACGTCCATCGTCCGCCCGCGTGACTTCAAGCCGGGCGTGAAGCTGCCCGTCCTCGTGGACGTGTATGGCGGCGCCATCATCACCAGCGTCCACCAGAGCATGGGGCAGCACCTGATGGCGCAGTGGATGGCGGACCAGGGCTACATCCTCGTGAAGTTCGACGGGCGCGGCACGCCGCTGCGCGGGCGGGACTGGACGCGCGCCGTGAAGCACAACCTGGGGCTGGTGACGCTGGAGGACCAGGTGGCCGCGCTGAAGGCGCTCGCGGCGGAGGTGCCGGAGGTGGACCTGAAGCGCGCGGGCATCTTCGGCTGGAGCCACGGGGGCTACATCAGCGCGCTCGCCGCCATGGAGCGGCCGGACGTCTTCAAGGCCGCCGTGGCCGGCGCGCTGGTGACGGACTGGCGCGACTACGACACCCACGTCTCCGAGCGCCTCCTGGGCCTGCCCCAGGAGCAGCCGGAGGCGTACGAGCGCAGCTCGCTGCTCACCTACGCGAAGCAGGACAAGCCCATTGGCCGGCTGCTGCTCATCCACGGCACCGCGGACGACAACGTGTACTTCTTCCACGCGCTGAAGCTGTCAGACGCGCTGTTCCGCGCGGGCAGGCGGCATGAGCTGCTGCCCCTCAGCGGCCACACGCACATGGTGGGGGACCCGCTCGTCAACCAGCGCATGTGGGAGTGGGTGATGCGTCACTTCCGCGAGAGCCTGTAG